A segment of the Vibrio parahaemolyticus genome:
GTTCAAGATATAGTCACATTGGAACAATCAAACCTCGATCTGTTGCAAAGTGATGTATTTGAACGAATCGTCTTTTGGGTCGAACATGACAGCTATGATCAATTGATGCTAATTCGTGCTCTAACACTGTTAGAGAATGTAGAGAACAAAGTGATAGAGATCATTGAGTTGAACCAGTTCCCGGGTACTGAGCGATTCATCGGCTTTGGGCAGTTGCCTGAAGAAGCTATTCGTTCTTGTTGGCGATATCGTACCCCCGTATCTGCTAAGTTATTGAGCCAAGCAAAGCAGTGTTGGCAAGCAGTGTCATGTTCCTCACCAAAAGCTATCGTCAGTTTGATAGAGCAACATCAACTGGATTGCTTACCGAACATGTCCGATGTGCTTAGGCGTCTCTTGCAAGAACTGCCTCATACCAATAGCGGTTTGAGCATGACTCAACAGCTTGCTTTAAATGTATTGAGTTCACAGCGTTCACCCATCTCTGTAACAGAGTGGTTCAAGCGGTATCAGCAAATTGAACCGCTACCTTTTTTAGGTGATGTCATGTTTTACGCCCTACTGTTTCCACTTACTCAATCCGAAGTGCCGCTTTTCGCTATCGACTCAGTAGAGAAAAATTGGTGGGAACAAAAAGTTACTTTGACCGAATTTGGCAAAGCGTGTTTAACAGGCCAAAAGCGAGCAAAGCAATGTTACTGGGTGGGCGGAGTGCGAATAAGCGAACATAATCATTGGTGTTGGGATCACCAACGCACCTCCACACTATCTCACTACAAAAAATCGTAATTACGCAACCTTGAGCTGTGATGCTATTGACTGTAGTGAGCATTAGCATCGCCGTCTAGATCCAAATACTATTACGACCTATCACCTATTTCACACTGCATAAACCGTAACTATTTATGCAAAAATCAGTTTCCGCCTCGAAGATATGCACATCATTCCTTATTTAACCGAAATGTAAGAATTCATTTCTATCGGTTGTATGTTCGATAAAAGTGTTAAAACTTGAAGTTTTCAACCATCCATTTCGTTACAATTTAGTTAAAGTTCTATTTTTTATAGTGACAAAGTTCACATCTATTAATCAATCAGAGGATTATTCTTTCGTATTTTCCCACTCCACTGCTACTCTGCTCGCCGCTTTGAAGTGAACTCAAGGTGCATAACTATAAGGAGTGTTCTCATGAATACCAAGAAACCGATGTCGCTCACCAGCCGAGTAATTTTAGGTATGGTAGCGGGTATCTTGACAGGATTTGCAATTCGCACACTTTTTGCCGACAACGGATTTGTCGACGCATACATCGTTAATGGATTATTTGAAGTTGGTGGGCAGATCTTCGTCGCCAGCTTAAAAATGCTTGTCGTACCACTAGTGTTTGTTTCACTGGTTTGCGGCACGAGCTCTCTAAAAGACCTTTCTACATTGGGTCGCATGGGTGGTAAAACCCTTGCTTTCTATATAGCAACGACCGCTATCGCTATCACACTTGCGCTTACAATGGGCACGCTATTCCAACCGGGAGCTGGCGCTGATCTGACAGCAGCAAGCTCATTTAAGTCGGCAGAGGCGCCTTCTTTGGGTCAAGTGATCATCGATATGTTCCCAACCAACCCAATCAGCGCGATGGCAGAAGGTAAAACCCTGCAAGTGATCGTATTTGCGGTTCTGTTTGGTGTCGCGATCAGCGCAGCAGGTAAGCCTGGTGAGCGAATTGCAGCATTCTTCTCTGATCTAAACGAAGTGATCATGAAGCTTGTAGCAATTTTGATGAACCTAGCTCCATATGGCGTGTTCTTCTTGATGGCGAAGTTGTTTACTGGTCTTGGCTTAAGTGCCATCGTCAACCTAGCCGAGTACTTTGTTGTGTTAGCGGGCACACTATTGCTTCACGGCCTAGTGACTTACAGTCTAATGCTAAAAGGCTTTACTGGCCTTAGCCCAATTACGTTCCTACGTAAGATGGAAGACGCAATCATGTTTGCCTTCTCAACGGCATCATCAAACGCGACCATTCCAGTGACAATGGAAACAGCAAAACACCGCATGGGCGTAGATAACCGTATTTCATCATTCACTGTTCCTCTAGGTGCAACCGTGAATATGGACGGCACAGCCATCATGCAAGGTGTCGCAACCGCATTTATTGCTCAAGCATTCAATATTGATTTGAGCATGGGCGATTACATGATGGTTATCATGACCGCAACACTTGCGTCTATTGGTACTGCGGGTGTTCCTGGGGTAGGTCTTGTCATGCTTGCTATGGTATTGAACCAAGTTGGTCTGCCGCTTGAAGGTATCGCGCTCATCATGGGTGTTGACCGTCTTCTTGATATGATTCGTACCGCGGTAAACATCACTGGTGACAGTGCAGTAACCGTCATCGTTGCGAAATCAGAAGGTGCATTGGATGAAGCTCGCTTCAACGACCCAATGGCAGGCGTTGCCGAAGAAGAAGTGCATCTTAAACGCGCTGACGCCTAAATCGTTCTACGATTACCATTCTGAAATTATATAGTCCTGTCTAAAAGAAAGCCCCGATGGAAACATCGGGGCTTTTGTTTTCTCCGCGTCTAGAAATGCTCTTTCTAATCCGCCATCGAATTCAGTTTTTCTCTGGCTTGTGCTTCGTGTTCTTTAGTGATGGCATTGCCGACAGAGTTGGCGGCTAACGTAAGTGCTGCCATGTCATCGGTAAAGCCGACGCCTGCTAGTACATCAGGCACCATATCGGTTGGTAATACAAAGTAAGCCAACGCGCCACCTAAAATCGCCTTATGGCGAACGGCGGTGTTGGAATCTGTCATCGCGAGCCATGATTTTATGCCCATTACGGCAATTTCTTCACCCGCTTTCTTAACCGACCCTTTCATTTTTCGCCAGAAGGTTTTCTCATCTGGCGCTTGCATCGTTTGATCTTTAGCGTCTTTCGGCGCCGATTTTACAGACATTGTTGTGGTCATCGTTGCCTCCGAAATTTATGACTGTGGCCAACATATTAATAAATCGAACCTGAACGCAAGATTAATAACAAGAAATGATAGTAAAGTGAAACAAAAACACAGATAGAAAAATCCCCAAACTGAAGTCTGGGGATCGTGATGTTGGGAACTAAGTTGTCGAGTGCGCTACTGAGCTATCTTCTCCAGTACACGCATCAGCATTTTTATACGTGGTTCGATAGACTCAAGCAACAAGTACTCTTGGTCACTGTGGAAACCTGCACCGATAGGTCCTAGACCATCCAAAGTTGGAACGCCAAGAATTGCCGTATTGTTTGCATCAGAGCCGCCACCCACTTCTTTCCAGTTGATGTCGATAGACAGTTCACTTGCTGCTTCTTCAACTAATGCCATCAAGCTTTCAGTTTGCGTGCTTGGCACCATAGAGGGTTTGTAAGCTTCACGAACCAACTCGATGCTAACGCCATCAACGAATGGTGTTTCCAGCATGCCGTTTAGCTTGCTATCGACATCATCGTATTCTTCATTACTCCAGAAACGCACATCCACGATCGCTTCAGCGTGCTCAGGGACGATGTTTGCGCCGTTACCGCCAGACACAATACCCACGTTTAATGTGGTGCCAGATTCGAAGTTCGTCATGGCATTGATTGCGAGAATCCAGTTCGCCATCTCGGTAATTGCACTGCGGCCATTTTCTGGCTCGTTGCCAGCGTGGGCTGCAATGCCATTAAACGTGATTTTGTAACGCGCCATGCCTTTGCGCGCTTTGACTAAACCGCCGTCTGCGCGTGCTGCTTCTGCCACCAATACGTTTTTCGCGTTTTTTGCAACAGATTGAATCCAGTCGACCGAATCTAACGATCCGGTTTCTTCGTCTGGGTTCATGCAGATACAAATCGACAGTTTATCCAACACCGCTTGGTCGAGGTTACGCATCGCGTACACAATATTCAGCAAGCCAGATTTCATGTCCGAGACACCCGGACCGTACGCTTTGTCAGCGTCTTGAGACATAGGACGTAATCCAGCGGTGCCGACAGGGAACACTGTATCCATGTGACCAATCAGCATCACGTCAACTTGCTCAGCCTCAGGCTTGTTTCGAACTTCAAGACCGATACCCGCTCTACCACAGTCGATGCGTTTTACGCTCCAACCAGACATCGCTTGGTACTTCTCTTCAAATTGAGAAGCGATAAACTCAATGCCATCAGTGGTGTACGTGCCACAATCGACATTGATGAGAGGACGAAGTTCTTCAAGATATTCATTGAGAGAAAACTGCATGATTGCTCCTTAAACAAACAAGTTCATGACTAGCATTGCGCCAAATGCGTTCAATACGGAAATCGCAATCATGATTGGGATGTAACGACCTTCAGTACCGATAGGTCCCATAATTCGACCCATGTACTGAACCTGTGAGCCCATTAGGTAAATTGCAGGTGCAAGAATCGCGATGTGCGTACCGTTCAAGATGCCTTGGTCAAACAATGTGATAACCACGCCAACTGCCCCGCCCATCGACATCCAAGCACCAATCAGCACCGCTGCCGCTTCACCTGGCAAACCAAAAACCGCCATTACTGGAGAAAACACCGAGCCCATCAAATCCAACGCGCCAGTAATCTGCAACGCCTTAATGATGACAAACGCCATAAGAACGTTAGGCACGGTTGATGTTGTCGCAATAACCCAGCCTTTTTTAGCGCCTTCAACGAAAATATCCGTCACCATCGGCTTACTTACTTTTACGTCACTCATTACGCCGTCTCCTCTTTTAAGTTCTCAGATTTGCTTTGCTCTTGCTTGTCTTCTTTACCTTCTGTGATGTTTAGGTAGATACGGAATAAGTTCGCACCCACGATTTTAAACAAGAACATCACCACAACCGCCAAACCAATAGAAGACGTTACGGCAAGTGAGCCATCCGCCATCGTCAACGTAAACAGTACCGCCCCTGAGGAGAAAAAGTTAACAATAGTGGCACCAGCGGTGAACTGGAACATAGTGAACACATCGGTTTCGCGTTTGGTAAGATGGCCTTCATCTTTAAGCTGACGAGTCATCGCCGCGCCCGCGTCGGTACTTTGCAGCGAAGCGATAAGAGCCAAACCAGAGTTACCCGGAATACCCATAATTGGACGAAGAAGCGGCGTTAATAGTTTGCGTGCCGCTTCTAGTGCGCCATAGTGCTCAAGTACATTGATCATACCCAGTGCGAACATAACGGTAGGAATCAAAGTAAGTGCAAAAATGAAACCGTCACGTGCACCGCTACCACCAGTACCACGAAGCGA
Coding sequences within it:
- a CDS encoding M20 family metallopeptidase, with translation MQFSLNEYLEELRPLINVDCGTYTTDGIEFIASQFEEKYQAMSGWSVKRIDCGRAGIGLEVRNKPEAEQVDVMLIGHMDTVFPVGTAGLRPMSQDADKAYGPGVSDMKSGLLNIVYAMRNLDQAVLDKLSICICMNPDEETGSLDSVDWIQSVAKNAKNVLVAEAARADGGLVKARKGMARYKITFNGIAAHAGNEPENGRSAITEMANWILAINAMTNFESGTTLNVGIVSGGNGANIVPEHAEAIVDVRFWSNEEYDDVDSKLNGMLETPFVDGVSIELVREAYKPSMVPSTQTESLMALVEEAASELSIDINWKEVGGGSDANNTAILGVPTLDGLGPIGAGFHSDQEYLLLESIEPRIKMLMRVLEKIAQ
- a CDS encoding YkvA family protein; the encoded protein is MTTTMSVKSAPKDAKDQTMQAPDEKTFWRKMKGSVKKAGEEIAVMGIKSWLAMTDSNTAVRHKAILGGALAYFVLPTDMVPDVLAGVGFTDDMAALTLAANSVGNAITKEHEAQAREKLNSMAD
- a CDS encoding dicarboxylate/amino acid:cation symporter, coding for MNTKKPMSLTSRVILGMVAGILTGFAIRTLFADNGFVDAYIVNGLFEVGGQIFVASLKMLVVPLVFVSLVCGTSSLKDLSTLGRMGGKTLAFYIATTAIAITLALTMGTLFQPGAGADLTAASSFKSAEAPSLGQVIIDMFPTNPISAMAEGKTLQVIVFAVLFGVAISAAGKPGERIAAFFSDLNEVIMKLVAILMNLAPYGVFFLMAKLFTGLGLSAIVNLAEYFVVLAGTLLLHGLVTYSLMLKGFTGLSPITFLRKMEDAIMFAFSTASSNATIPVTMETAKHRMGVDNRISSFTVPLGATVNMDGTAIMQGVATAFIAQAFNIDLSMGDYMMVIMTATLASIGTAGVPGVGLVMLAMVLNQVGLPLEGIALIMGVDRLLDMIRTAVNITGDSAVTVIVAKSEGALDEARFNDPMAGVAEEEVHLKRADA
- a CDS encoding nucleoside recognition domain-containing protein, whose product is MKNPVQTERKVTLGCYVALAFAVVFFSGLMQSNEWYGVFDFTTLNGSFGKVAYGVTETADGVQVATTSLRGTGGSGARDGFIFALTLIPTVMFALGMINVLEHYGALEAARKLLTPLLRPIMGIPGNSGLALIASLQSTDAGAAMTRQLKDEGHLTKRETDVFTMFQFTAGATIVNFFSSGAVLFTLTMADGSLAVTSSIGLAVVVMFLFKIVGANLFRIYLNITEGKEDKQEQSKSENLKEETA
- a CDS encoding YjiG family protein, which encodes MSDVKVSKPMVTDIFVEGAKKGWVIATTSTVPNVLMAFVIIKALQITGALDLMGSVFSPVMAVFGLPGEAAAVLIGAWMSMGGAVGVVITLFDQGILNGTHIAILAPAIYLMGSQVQYMGRIMGPIGTEGRYIPIMIAISVLNAFGAMLVMNLFV
- a CDS encoding DUF1835 domain-containing protein, with the translated sequence MNSTNSFSININQQKSIAKKRLKAIRLYDNATLELVKRFHSKPESLAPSTIQLADVQHALARELGLSSWSKLKAHIKELEAHKLAIKEQKPPLDAKVKTLHVRCGHDIQQQLKASGFEGTFLALLDPLCIGPIPATPQNFLAIRAQYVVETLLPVMKREDSVQDIVTLEQSNLDLLQSDVFERIVFWVEHDSYDQLMLIRALTLLENVENKVIEIIELNQFPGTERFIGFGQLPEEAIRSCWRYRTPVSAKLLSQAKQCWQAVSCSSPKAIVSLIEQHQLDCLPNMSDVLRRLLQELPHTNSGLSMTQQLALNVLSSQRSPISVTEWFKRYQQIEPLPFLGDVMFYALLFPLTQSEVPLFAIDSVEKNWWEQKVTLTEFGKACLTGQKRAKQCYWVGGVRISEHNHWCWDHQRTSTLSHYKKS